One Aster yellows witches'-broom phytoplasma AYWB DNA segment encodes these proteins:
- a CDS encoding AAA family ATPase gives MKLKQIYLNLLVVCGFAILGLWIYGFYLKKYNNNNLFQNNHPSTEQNKSFEEISKYLEELKKTNEAQINENNQRNQQIEQLTQQIKLNLELISDFNIELKKLTTTKEDKENNLQNKDLKEEEKPQLQQELVTLNEKIQEINDKKEPIHKQTLELIEQKKQLLTTKSKSQEQIKTTTSQIIKTSNNLFITKKLQTLQEVMSLNYANKNIIKDLMIQNKDNTEEFQKLKSYDLFLDGQLIHFDKQIKQLQEEIKSLQNNNSYQPKNQKIMFSDIYGMKQEKEELEDLIEYFQDNGSDMVNFDKLIPRGYLLYGPPGTGKSFLIKALCNELGIHYIELEPSRFDKTYVGEGNEELEKIWQEAESHEKTIIFIDEISGLANREDNQSNKTSINIVNNLLTKLDGFKRSDKKIVLMGATNHLDKIDSALRSRFSKEIKIDLLKDDEIEGFLKFLVGDYQISYHTYLYLKEIANKCKGKNYSTRNLKEKIIDSAYIKAKKHKRKNPNHEVMLPSDLDEAINTFQNVKISDTEKKARRKECEDQYVEWKQGLLKYLTPSKDNTQVNRKYTFYGLNGLGKGKHTEYEPTDLPFYIKDLYPFDKWKKPLFDHHRSDFGFFHTNNKYKDSQFYPHSPIKDSSNHYIYINYEGPKYLLEEDKDFFMDEVRYPTNKEDQDGHTILNVCYLHFNPAKQYLTLYTKKFNTKENINK, from the coding sequence ATGAAATTAAAACAAATTTATTTAAATTTGTTAGTTGTATGTGGTTTTGCCATTTTAGGTTTATGGATTTATGGATTTTATCTAAAAAAATATAACAATAATAATTTATTTCAAAATAATCATCCTTCAACCGAACAAAACAAATCTTTTGAAGAAATATCAAAATATCTCGAAGAGTTAAAAAAAACTAACGAAGCTCAAATTAACGAAAATAACCAAAGAAATCAACAAATAGAACAATTAACTCAACAAATTAAATTAAATTTAGAGTTAATAAGTGATTTCAATATTGAACTTAAAAAATTAACAACCACCAAAGAAGATAAAGAAAACAACCTCCAAAATAAAGACTTAAAAGAAGAAGAAAAACCCCAATTACAACAAGAATTAGTAACTTTAAACGAAAAAATACAAGAAATTAACGACAAAAAAGAACCAATTCATAAACAAACTTTGGAATTAATAGAACAAAAAAAACAATTATTAACTACAAAATCAAAATCTCAAGAACAAATTAAAACAACCACTTCTCAAATTATCAAAACTAGCAATAATTTATTTATTACCAAAAAACTTCAAACTTTACAAGAAGTGATGTCTTTGAATTACGCTAATAAGAATATCATTAAAGACTTAATGATTCAAAACAAAGACAATACTGAAGAATTCCAAAAATTAAAAAGTTATGATTTGTTCTTAGATGGTCAATTAATACATTTTGATAAACAAATTAAACAATTGCAAGAAGAAATCAAATCTTTACAAAACAATAATTCTTATCAACCCAAAAACCAAAAAATTATGTTTTCTGATATATACGGCATGAAACAAGAAAAAGAAGAATTAGAAGATTTAATTGAATATTTTCAAGATAATGGTTCCGATATGGTTAATTTTGATAAATTAATCCCTAGAGGATATTTACTATATGGACCCCCAGGAACAGGAAAAAGTTTTTTAATTAAAGCTTTATGTAATGAATTAGGTATACACTATATTGAATTAGAGCCATCAAGATTTGATAAGACTTACGTTGGTGAAGGTAATGAAGAATTAGAGAAAATATGGCAAGAAGCGGAATCACACGAAAAAACCATTATCTTTATTGATGAAATTAGTGGACTAGCTAATCGCGAAGATAATCAATCTAACAAAACAAGCATCAACATTGTTAATAATTTATTAACTAAATTAGATGGATTCAAAAGAAGTGATAAAAAAATTGTCTTAATGGGAGCTACCAATCATTTAGATAAAATTGATAGTGCTTTAAGAAGTAGATTTAGCAAAGAAATTAAAATTGATTTATTAAAAGATGATGAAATTGAAGGATTTTTAAAATTTTTGGTAGGTGATTATCAAATTAGTTATCACACTTATCTTTATTTAAAAGAAATCGCTAACAAATGTAAAGGCAAAAATTATTCTACTAGAAATTTAAAAGAAAAAATAATTGATAGCGCTTATATTAAAGCCAAAAAACACAAACGTAAAAACCCCAACCACGAAGTCATGTTGCCTTCAGACCTAGATGAAGCTATTAACACTTTCCAAAACGTTAAAATTTCTGACACTGAAAAAAAAGCTAGAAGAAAAGAATGCGAAGACCAATATGTAGAATGGAAGCAAGGATTATTAAAATACTTAACTCCCTCTAAAGATAATACTCAAGTAAACAGAAAATACACCTTCTACGGGTTAAACGGACTAGGCAAAGGGAAACACACAGAATACGAACCAACTGACCTACCTTTTTACATCAAAGACCTTTATCCTTTCGACAAATGGAAGAAACCCCTTTTCGACCACCATCGCTCTGATTTCGGTTTTTTCCACACAAACAACAAATACAAAGACTCACAATTTTACCCTCATAGTCCTATTAAAGACTCATCAAATCACTATATTTACATCAACTACGAAGGCCCCAAATACCTGCTAGAAGAAGATAAAGACTTTTTCATGGATGAAGTTCGATATCCCACAAACAAAGAAGACCAAGATGGACATACAATCTTAAATGTTTGCTATCTTCACTTCAACCCAGCCAAACAATACCTCACCCTTTATACTAAGAAATTTAACACTAAAGAAAATATAAATAAATAA
- a CDS encoding HU family DNA-binding protein, translating to MNKKELIKSIAEVNKTSITQTEEFYNSFENALIKAITSNEEVVLSSKIGKFILKTRKAHITPETKFIINKQTGKKTVKRTGKNLKIPAKTVVSFKMSKPIKDEVKKLQLK from the coding sequence ATGAATAAAAAAGAATTAATTAAATCAATAGCTGAGGTAAATAAAACCTCAATAACCCAAACCGAAGAGTTTTACAATTCATTTGAGAATGCTCTAATTAAAGCAATTACATCAAATGAAGAAGTAGTTTTATCCTCTAAAATTGGCAAATTCATCTTAAAAACTAGAAAAGCCCACATAACACCCGAAACTAAATTCATCATCAATAAACAAACAGGAAAAAAAACAGTCAAAAGAACTGGTAAAAATTTAAAAATACCTGCAAAAACGGTTGTTAGTTTTAAAATGTCAAAACCAATCAAAGACGAAGTCAAAAAACTTCAATTAAAATAA
- a CDS encoding single-stranded DNA-binding protein, translating into MLNKVQLIGNISHNLEKQYINSNNEQIPKIDFNLAINNKDKVQYIPCVVFRNQAENMSTYLKKGSKIYAEGALLIQKYTTNEGKTRTTTKVIIQNVIFLDNKSK; encoded by the coding sequence ATGTTAAATAAAGTCCAATTAATCGGTAATATCTCCCATAACCTAGAAAAACAATATATCAATAGCAACAACGAACAAATCCCAAAAATAGATTTCAATTTAGCAATTAACAACAAGGATAAAGTGCAATACATCCCTTGTGTAGTGTTTCGTAATCAAGCTGAAAACATGAGTACATATTTAAAAAAAGGTTCAAAAATATATGCAGAAGGCGCATTATTAATCCAAAAATATACCACCAACGAAGGTAAAACACGAACCACCACCAAAGTAATTATCCAAAACGTCATCTTTTTAGACAACAAATCCAAATAA
- a CDS encoding sigma-70 family RNA polymerase sigma factor: MLRQKLFKDFLKNKKNLEIRNQLIELHLPLVKKLAYHFKYYPKVLTKEDLYQEGILGLIKALNNYQDLGYDFVTYATPKIKFAINELIRKSHSPSIPQKTTKPNNISFKEEQYKQPNWDKILNPHQLWLKQVKHELLIKKLKTKLSKNEFNVICLNFGISLENNNKPNQQPLSNHAIAQKLNLTLKQIENLKKDAIKKLNPNYKNKEK; encoded by the coding sequence ATGTTAAGACAAAAATTATTTAAAGATTTTTTAAAAAATAAAAAGAATTTAGAAATTCGTAATCAATTAATCGAACTTCATTTGCCTTTAGTAAAAAAACTAGCTTATCATTTTAAATATTACCCTAAAGTTTTAACTAAGGAGGATTTATATCAAGAAGGGATTTTAGGATTAATCAAAGCTCTAAATAATTACCAAGATTTAGGTTATGACTTTGTTACTTATGCAACTCCAAAAATAAAATTTGCAATCAATGAACTAATAAGAAAAAGCCATTCACCTTCAATTCCCCAAAAAACAACCAAACCAAACAATATCAGTTTTAAAGAAGAACAATACAAACAACCTAATTGGGATAAAATCCTTAATCCGCATCAATTATGGCTAAAACAAGTAAAACATGAATTATTAATAAAAAAACTAAAAACTAAACTAAGTAAAAATGAATTCAATGTTATTTGTTTAAATTTTGGTATCTCATTAGAAAACAACAACAAACCTAATCAACAACCCCTATCCAATCATGCAATCGCCCAAAAACTAAATTTAACTTTAAAACAAATAGAAAACTTAAAAAAAGACGCCATCAAAAAACTAAACCCAAATTATAAAAATAAGGAGAAATAA
- a CDS encoding dTMP kinase, with product MIFEGLDGSGKTTLIQKVRKKGHELITLQGLGSSSIDQPLRDIFLTNSQLKPLTRYILSFANLVQIQEEIIKIYLNTNKIILIDRWLGYNFAYQTYPHNIDKNYQFFNLLNKQFIKPALLRFFRQILSLKLFFKT from the coding sequence ATTATCTTTGAAGGTCTAGATGGCAGCGGCAAAACGACTTTAATTCAAAAAGTTAGAAAAAAAGGCCACGAGTTAATTACTCTACAAGGTTTAGGTAGTTCCTCCATCGACCAACCTCTTCGTGATATCTTTTTAACTAATTCCCAATTAAAACCATTAACTAGATATATTCTTAGTTTCGCCAATTTGGTTCAAATTCAAGAAGAAATAATTAAAATATATTTAAACACTAACAAGATTATTTTAATCGATCGTTGGTTAGGTTATAATTTTGCTTATCAAACTTATCCCCACAATATTGATAAAAATTATCAGTTCTTTAATTTACTTAATAAACAATTTATTAAGCCTGCACTGTTACGTTTTTTTAGACAAATTTTGTCTTTAAAATTGTTCTTTAAGACTTAA
- a CDS encoding SVM family protein (Sequence-variable mosaic (SVM) proteins are highly divergent, but recognized by the shared signal peptide region that defines them.), which yields MIKLKNQFRIIYLCLIIFVGFLFIINNQKEQLKTYKTLLKSLND from the coding sequence ATGATTAAATTAAAAAACCAATTTAGAATAATTTATCTTTGTTTAATAATCTTTGTAGGATTTTTATTTATAATAAATAATCAAAAAGAACAACTGAAAACATATAAAACACTTTTAAAATCTTTAAATGATTAA
- a CDS encoding SVM family protein (Sequence-variable mosaic (SVM) proteins are highly divergent, but recognized by the shared signal peptide region that defines them.) yields MFKSKNQFKIISIYLFLFISLLFIINIKYLYALPGITLETQKIRLEERKNELKSQEIVLSQEPRNNVNIERLCHVRTEIVKINMEIYMIMQQIQMRDIIQ; encoded by the coding sequence ATGTTTAAATCAAAAAACCAATTTAAAATAATTAGTATTTATTTATTTTTATTTATAAGTTTATTATTTATTATTAATATTAAATATTTGTATGCTTTACCTGGAATAACTTTAGAAACACAAAAGATCCGATTAGAAGAAAGAAAAAATGAATTAAAGTCACAAGAAATAGTACTATCTCAAGAACCAAGAAATAATGTAAATATTGAAAGATTATGTCATGTTAGAACGGAAATAGTTAAGATAAATATGGAAATATATATGATAATGCAACAGATTCAAATGCGAGACATCATACAATAA
- a CDS encoding SVM family protein (Sequence-variable mosaic (SVM) proteins are highly divergent, but recognized by the shared signal peptide region that defines them.), producing the protein MFKLKNQFKIIYLFSITFISLLFIFNNKVMAMDDLVNEITEENEIIQENEEDIISIQKFCSLHEMGHALVAYDLSQIDSGNDLINLKTIELKVNNKEIQKDGVILKELIEGGVDFSFDRSQFGYLFSLNVSLGGPEAEKRIKMPIEELKYKGHDDEKDIQDIIEYIIQRDWFSEYYSKTNNIEETKQNIRNFAQEKTEQIIDKYERFLSPLADELLEKKIMTKKEFIKTLNKLINKERISQTTIQNETIDEFDESQYNVKTSGCNCNIL; encoded by the coding sequence ATGTTCAAATTAAAAAACCAATTTAAAATAATTTATCTTTTTTCAATAACTTTTATAAGTTTATTATTTATTTTTAATAATAAAGTAATGGCGATGGATGATTTAGTTAATGAAATAACTGAAGAAAATGAAATAATTCAAGAAAATGAAGAAGATATTATAAGTATTCAAAAATTTTGCAGCTTACACGAAATGGGACATGCGTTAGTAGCTTATGATTTAAGTCAAATAGATTCTGGCAACGATCTTATAAATCTTAAAACAATAGAATTAAAAGTAAATAATAAAGAAATTCAAAAAGATGGTGTAATCTTGAAAGAATTGATAGAAGGTGGCGTAGACTTTTCTTTTGATAGATCACAATTTGGTTATTTATTTTCACTAAATGTGTCTTTAGGAGGTCCTGAAGCAGAAAAAAGAATTAAAATGCCTATAGAAGAATTGAAATATAAAGGTCATGATGACGAAAAAGATATTCAAGATATAATTGAGTATATTATACAAAGAGATTGGTTTTCAGAATATTATTCCAAAACAAATAATATTGAAGAAACAAAACAAAATATTCGAAACTTTGCTCAAGAAAAAACTGAACAAATTATTGACAAATATGAAAGATTTTTATCACCATTAGCTGATGAATTATTAGAAAAAAAAATAATGACAAAAAAAGAATTTATAAAAACACTAAATAAATTAATCAATAAAGAAAGAATTTCTCAAACAACAATACAAAATGAAACAATTGATGAATTTGATGAATCACAATATAATGTCAAAACATCTGGTTGTAATTGTAATATTTTATAA
- a CDS encoding HU family DNA-binding protein, with the protein MTKKELIKKIAEVNKTSISKTEEFYHSFEHTLIESITSNEEVILSSKIGKFILKTRKAYTGRNPQTGKKLKIPAKTVVSFKLSKTIKDKVKDLTLE; encoded by the coding sequence ATGACTAAAAAAGAATTAATTAAAAAAATAGCTGAGGTAAATAAAACCTCAATTTCAAAAACAGAAGAATTTTACCATTCATTCGAACATACCCTAATAGAATCCATTACTTCCAACGAAGAAGTAATTTTATCCTCTAAAATAGGTAAATTCATCTTAAAAACTCGTAAAGCCTACACTGGTAGAAATCCCCAAACAGGCAAAAAACTCAAAATCCCTGCGAAAACCGTTGTCTCTTTCAAATTATCTAAAACCATTAAAGATAAAGTAAAAGATTTAACATTAGAATAA
- a CDS encoding AAA family ATPase, whose product MKDKLQQNKDIIQNQITNTNKESQEETNTNLQQLNNQEESLFTPSNNQKFPSFNQLIGFKEEKQAVEGFIDYLNNKENYTNIGEVDSPLGILMYGIPGTGKTTLARTLAKETNLPFFEVSSSIFSQKYKGIAPQLVKDLFMTVREEAQKGKGAIIFLDECETVFTDLSGLEAGSEIANVVNQFKTEMTSFENDPEHPIFIIGATNHIAQIDEAIKSRFTYNIEVKPGNKEERKAFLEFLINKRKNPYSEEAKKYLYNIINESLERLPVNHQFKKANRTLENLLKTTVATFAKNRGQGETRRNEINQEDLKQAYKMIISQDDTILNTIEQEIKVKGGK is encoded by the coding sequence ATGAAAGACAAACTACAACAAAACAAAGATATAATCCAAAACCAAATTACCAATACAAATAAAGAATCACAAGAAGAAACAAACACTAATTTACAACAATTAAATAATCAAGAAGAATCATTATTTACTCCTTCTAACAACCAAAAATTCCCTTCTTTCAACCAATTAATCGGTTTCAAAGAAGAAAAACAAGCCGTAGAAGGTTTTATTGATTACCTCAACAATAAAGAAAACTACACCAATATTGGTGAGGTTGATTCGCCCTTAGGCATTTTAATGTATGGAATTCCAGGAACTGGGAAAACAACCTTAGCCAGAACCTTAGCCAAAGAAACTAATCTCCCTTTCTTTGAAGTAAGTAGTTCTATCTTTTCTCAAAAATATAAAGGAATTGCACCTCAACTAGTAAAAGATTTATTTATGACAGTTCGTGAAGAAGCTCAAAAAGGAAAAGGAGCTATTATTTTCTTAGATGAATGTGAAACCGTCTTTACTGATTTAAGTGGGTTAGAAGCTGGTTCAGAAATCGCCAATGTGGTAAACCAATTCAAAACCGAAATGACATCATTTGAAAATGACCCTGAACATCCTATCTTTATCATTGGCGCTACAAACCATATCGCCCAAATCGATGAAGCTATCAAATCAAGATTCACTTATAACATCGAAGTTAAACCAGGCAATAAAGAAGAAAGAAAAGCCTTTTTAGAATTCTTAATCAACAAACGTAAAAACCCTTACAGTGAAGAAGCGAAAAAATATTTATACAATATTATCAATGAATCCTTAGAAAGGTTACCAGTTAACCACCAATTTAAAAAAGCCAATCGTACTCTAGAAAACCTCTTAAAAACAACAGTAGCAACCTTCGCTAAAAACCGAGGACAAGGCGAAACACGAAGAAACGAAATCAATCAAGAAGACTTAAAACAGGCTTACAAAATGATAATCTCACAAGATGACACCATTTTAAACACTATCGAACAAGAAATTAAAGTGAAAGGAGGTAAATAA
- a CDS encoding IS3 family transposase, producing MKKLKQKINLLQQMIHKIEKLDKRIIFNLVAKFQKDLNLTTILQTIKIKRSTYYYWLKVKTKHQEKKAKYLLQQKRIQALCQTYEYFFGHRKITHLYQNIFNEFITKKKVYLIMKANDICCRLRIQKNKYHYRSLKDNLNIVPNLINQDFKSAAPMQKLFTDITYFKTPQGFLYFSCIIDSFNNKIVASHVSKQQNKDLILNTIKKIPKLKNPCIIHSDQGTVYQSQKVQQTLNKKGFLISMSRKATPLDNAVIENLFGQMKSILENRHPFLFQKPMTKIKTIINQFPYFWNKKWLLAKLNYSSPSQYSQNLI from the coding sequence ATGAAAAAATTAAAACAAAAAATCAACTTATTACAACAAATGATTCACAAAATAGAAAAGCTAGATAAACGAATTATCTTTAATTTGGTGGCCAAATTTCAAAAAGATTTAAATTTAACCACCATTTTACAAACAATTAAGATTAAACGAAGTACCTATTATTATTGGTTAAAAGTTAAAACAAAACACCAAGAAAAAAAGGCAAAATATCTTTTACAACAAAAACGCATCCAAGCTTTGTGTCAAACATATGAATATTTCTTTGGCCATCGTAAAATTACTCATTTATATCAAAACATATTTAATGAATTCATCACTAAGAAAAAAGTTTATCTCATTATGAAAGCAAACGACATTTGTTGTCGTCTTAGAATCCAAAAAAATAAATATCATTATCGTTCTTTAAAGGATAATTTAAACATAGTCCCTAATTTAATTAATCAAGATTTTAAAAGCGCTGCGCCAATGCAAAAACTTTTTACCGACATCACTTATTTTAAAACTCCCCAAGGATTTTTATATTTTTCTTGTATTATCGACTCTTTTAATAATAAAATAGTCGCTTCTCATGTTTCTAAGCAACAAAATAAGGATTTAATTTTAAACACTATCAAAAAAATTCCTAAACTAAAAAATCCTTGTATTATCCACTCTGACCAAGGTACAGTTTATCAATCACAAAAAGTCCAACAAACTTTAAACAAAAAAGGATTTTTAATCAGCATGTCTCGTAAAGCAACTCCACTTGATAACGCGGTTATTGAGAATCTTTTCGGCCAAATGAAAAGTATTCTAGAAAATCGTCATCCTTTTTTATTCCAAAAACCAATGACAAAAATAAAAACTATCATTAACCAATTTCCTTATTTTTGGAATAAAAAATGGCTTTTAGCTAAATTAAACTATTCATCTCCTTCTCAATATTCTCAAAACTTAATATAA
- a CDS encoding DUF2963 domain-containing protein, translated as MKINLTKITYLKDGKTIDWIDEYDKNGKIVKKPLYNFNGTINYIEEYK; from the coding sequence ATGAAAATTAATTTAACCAAAATAACATATTTAAAAGATGGCAAAACAATTGATTGGATTGACGAATACGATAAAAACGGGAAAATAGTAAAAAAACCCCTATACAATTTCAACGGTACAATTAATTATATCGAGGAATACAAATAA